Genomic window (Spirosoma sp. KCTC 42546):
CGTGGTGTTGCTGGAAACCAACGATGGTCGGCTGCATCTGGAACAGGCCTTGCAGGTATTGAAGGCAGGCAAACGCGTGTTTATCGACAAACCCGTTGCGGCTTCGTTAGCCGATGCCATCGCCATTTTCGAAGCTTCTAAAAAATACAACATTCCCCTGTTTTCGGCCTCGTCGCTTCGGCACATCAAAGGCATTGAAAAAGTAGACAAAAGCAAGGTCGTGGGGGCCGATACGTTTAGTCCCGCCGTTCTCGAAAAGACCCATCCCGATTTTTACTGGTACGGCATTCATGGAGTTGAAACGCTTTACACCGTTATGGGCACGGGCTGCAAACAGGTGGTTCGCGTGCATACCGACGGCACCGACATTATTGTAGGCACCTGGGCCGATGGGCGCGTTGGCACCGTTCGCGGTACCCGCACGGGCAAGCACGATTACGGCGGTACGGTGTTTACCCAAACGGGCAATCTTGTACTAGGCCCCTACGGTGGTTATGAACCGCTTTTGCAGGA
Coding sequences:
- a CDS encoding Gfo/Idh/MocA family protein translates to MTTSRRTFLKQTSQSCAALLLAPTLLRARPTVATGKRVGIIGLDTSHSTAFVKALNGPDANASFLGYKVVVAYPQGSKDIESSTSRVPAYTEEVKKQNVEIVSSISDLLKKVDVVLLETNDGRLHLEQALQVLKAGKRVFIDKPVAASLADAIAIFEASKKYNIPLFSASSLRHIKGIEKVDKSKVVGADTFSPAVLEKTHPDFYWYGIHGVETLYTVMGTGCKQVVRVHTDGTDIIVGTWADGRVGTVRGTRTGKHDYGGTVFTQTGNLVLGPYGGYEPLLQDIITYYETGEVPVTPEETIEIFAFMEAADESKRRGGVAVTLESVLAKAKK